One genomic window of Pirellulales bacterium includes the following:
- a CDS encoding MoxR family ATPase: MSTAPAVSPSADDVAAVQRCEQAYRRLRDELAKVIVGQDEVIEQVLVAIFARGHALLEGVPGLAKTLLVSSLAQSLHLTFKRIQFTPDLMPSDVTGTEVIQENLETGARQYKFLPGPVFANLLLADEINRTPPKTQAAMLEAMQERQVSAGGQVHKLPNPFFVLATQNPLEQEGTYPLPEAQLDRFLLFVKVNYPSGAEEWEVARRVTTGEMGEIAPIMSGNDIIEIQRLVTRVPVSDQVLGYAWALVRASRPNTAEATDFVNRWVNWGAGPRGVLTLVTCAKARAILCGRYHATVGDVQAIAKPALRHRIASNYAAQASNVGSEQLIEMLMEAVPADRKYEKPAA, from the coding sequence ATGTCGACCGCGCCCGCAGTTTCCCCTTCCGCCGATGATGTCGCCGCCGTGCAGCGTTGCGAACAGGCTTACCGCCGCCTTCGCGATGAGCTGGCCAAAGTGATCGTCGGGCAAGACGAAGTGATCGAGCAGGTGCTCGTGGCGATCTTCGCCCGCGGTCACGCGCTGCTCGAAGGCGTGCCCGGCCTGGCCAAGACCCTCTTGGTCAGTTCGCTCGCGCAATCGCTGCACCTCACCTTCAAGCGAATTCAATTCACGCCCGACTTGATGCCCAGCGACGTGACCGGCACGGAGGTGATCCAAGAGAATCTTGAAACCGGCGCTCGGCAATACAAATTCCTCCCCGGCCCGGTGTTCGCCAATCTGTTGTTGGCCGACGAAATCAACCGCACGCCTCCCAAGACGCAGGCCGCCATGCTCGAAGCGATGCAAGAGCGGCAAGTTTCCGCCGGCGGGCAGGTCCACAAGCTGCCCAATCCGTTCTTTGTGCTTGCCACGCAGAATCCGCTCGAGCAGGAAGGGACCTATCCGCTCCCTGAGGCGCAATTGGATCGCTTTCTGCTCTTTGTCAAAGTGAACTACCCCAGCGGCGCCGAGGAATGGGAGGTCGCCCGCCGCGTGACGACCGGCGAAATGGGCGAGATCGCCCCGATCATGTCCGGCAATGACATCATCGAGATTCAAAGGCTGGTGACGCGCGTGCCGGTGAGCGATCAGGTGCTTGGGTATGCTTGGGCGCTGGTGCGCGCGTCGCGGCCGAACACGGCCGAGGCCACCGATTTCGTCAATAGGTGGGTGAATTGGGGCGCCGGTCCGCGCGGCGTGCTGACGTTGGTGACGTGCGCCAAAGCGCGGGCAATCCTCTGTGGCCGCTATCACGCCACGGTAGGCGACGTACAGGCGATCGCCAAGCCGGCCCTGCGGCATCGCATCGCGAGCAACTACGCCGCCCAGGCCTCGAACGTCGGCAGCGAACAACTCATCGAAATGCTCATGGAGGCGGTCCCCGCGGATCGCAAATACGAAAAACCGGCGGCGTAG
- a CDS encoding DUF58 domain-containing protein has translation MARSILSRYLDPDVLSRMAERHIEPRGLVMGNLAGAHKSPLAGFAVEFAGHREYVPGDDPKHIDWRVYFKRDKYFIKQYEMETNFVCHLVIDCSASMRYGEDREQKLLYAAQMATTLGYSIIRQSDKVSLATFDDRLRGVIPPSNSMAQVVRMTEHLDAIKPVEKTRLPECLTELVGRMKRREIVMVFSDFFTDLDALEATLQRMRYSRHEVVLFQIMHHDELTFEFSGMIKFLGLEVPGELLAQPDDLRRGYLKAVERFNDRFEQVCQRNAVERILVDTSRNMGEVFVDYLNKRSLLNRGR, from the coding sequence ATGGCACGCAGTATTCTCTCCCGCTATCTCGATCCCGACGTTTTGAGCCGGATGGCCGAGCGGCATATCGAGCCGCGCGGGTTGGTGATGGGCAATTTGGCGGGAGCGCATAAGTCGCCGCTGGCCGGGTTTGCCGTGGAATTCGCCGGCCACCGCGAATATGTGCCGGGCGATGATCCGAAGCATATCGACTGGCGAGTCTATTTCAAGCGCGACAAGTATTTCATCAAGCAATACGAGATGGAAACGAATTTCGTTTGCCATCTGGTGATCGATTGCAGCGCGTCGATGCGCTACGGCGAGGACCGCGAGCAAAAGCTGTTGTATGCGGCTCAGATGGCCACGACGCTCGGCTACTCGATCATTCGCCAGAGCGATAAGGTGTCGCTCGCCACGTTCGACGATCGGCTGCGCGGCGTCATTCCGCCGAGCAATTCGATGGCGCAAGTCGTGCGGATGACGGAACATCTCGACGCGATCAAACCGGTCGAAAAGACCCGTCTGCCCGAGTGCCTCACGGAACTCGTGGGGCGGATGAAGCGCCGCGAGATCGTGATGGTCTTCAGCGATTTCTTCACCGATCTCGACGCTCTCGAAGCGACCTTGCAACGGATGCGCTATAGCCGCCACGAGGTTGTGCTGTTCCAGATCATGCACCACGACGAGCTGACATTCGAGTTCAGCGGCATGATCAAATTCCTCGGCCTGGAAGTGCCCGGCGAGTTGTTGGCCCAGCCCGACGACTTGCGCCGCGGATACTTGAAGGCGGTCGAGCGATTCAACGATCGCTTCGAGCAAGTCTGCCAGCGCAACGCCGTCGAGCGAATCCTTGTGGACACCAGCCGCAACATGGGCGAAGTGTTCGTCGACTATCTGAACAAACGGAGCTTGTTGAATCGAGGCCGGTGA
- a CDS encoding DUF2442 domain-containing protein produces the protein MLIDIVDARPLDEYRVHLRFEDGVEGTIDLAKLVRFESVFAPLHEKAFFNQVHVNSELGTIEWPNGADLDPDVLYAEITGIPISAERRKSSGY, from the coding sequence ATGCTAATAGACATCGTCGACGCTCGGCCGTTGGACGAGTATCGTGTTCATCTCCGATTTGAAGATGGTGTCGAGGGGACCATCGATCTTGCGAAACTGGTCCGCTTCGAGAGTGTGTTCGCACCGCTTCACGAAAAAGCGTTTTTCAATCAAGTCCATGTGAACTCGGAATTGGGCACCATCGAATGGCCGAACGGCGCCGACTTGGATCCCGATGTCTTGTACGCGGAAATCACGGGAATCCCAATCTCGGCCGAGCGCCGTAAATCATCTGGTTACTGA
- the pruA gene encoding L-glutamate gamma-semialdehyde dehydrogenase, with the protein MPDPILTDDFSPADLATIERTTQEVGRWLFAHLDTRRSTFLQRAWWDDRIMAWAMRDESVKTQMFRFVDVLPMLGATASVTEHLQEYLGPVRGRLPAAARIGLDVARTIPPAGRALAAAARRGATANARRFIAGSNTAEVLAAAHAERQKKRAFTLDILGEAVTSEVEAERYLFAYLQLIEGTAPTVNSWPEISRIDRDDRGPLPRVNVSVKLSALDSQFDPADRDGTTSRVAQRLRTLLRTARRHNAHVHIDMESFEAKDLTLHIFQTVLADEEFRDWPHVGIVIQCYLRDAGSDLAGLAEWTQLRGTPIWVRLVKGAYWDYETVRAQSNGWPIPVFQHKWETDACFERQTRFVFQNRRLLRPALGSHNLRSLSHGIAVAKLLDLPANSYEIQMLYGMADPEKQAIVDLGQRMRIYMPYGELIPGMAYLVRRLLENTSNESFLRASFAEHLAAEELLAPPAADVQRPRASGDGELKEVTMSIGESVRHGGSAPATFRNEPLADFAAEVNRRKMRDALGTVRSQFGQNYPLWIDGRPVETTARLASKNPSDHAQTVGYAAAAEARHIGDAVAAAKRAMPAWWRLGARGRADFLLAAAEAMRGRRFELAAWEVFECGKQWREADGDVCEAIDYCEYYAQGAIALDAPHEVNLLGEENRTEYLPRGVAGVIAPWNFPLAILTGMTVAALATGNTVVMKPAEQSAVIAAKLMEIFEEVKLPAGVVNYLPGQGEVAGAALVEHPDVALIAFTGSRNVGLAINRRAAEVSASGIKQVKRVIVEMGGKNAIIVDDDADLDEAVAGVVKSAFGYQGQKCSACSRAIVLDAVYDQFLPRLIEATRSLKVGPAEDPSAHVGPVIDAEAFDRVRRYIEIGRQEAREALAVDVGSLVDKGYFIGPHIFTEVTPAARIAQEEIFGPVLAVIRAADLDEALAIANGVDYALTGGIFSRSPAHLERASREMLVGNLYLNRPITGALVHRQPFGGFKLSGIGDKAGGPDYLLQFVVERTITENTLRRGFAPPEDP; encoded by the coding sequence GTGCCCGATCCGATTCTCACCGACGACTTCAGCCCCGCCGATCTGGCGACCATCGAGCGGACGACGCAAGAGGTCGGGCGGTGGTTGTTCGCGCATTTGGACACACGGCGCTCGACGTTTCTCCAGCGCGCCTGGTGGGACGATCGGATCATGGCTTGGGCCATGCGCGATGAGTCCGTCAAGACCCAAATGTTTCGCTTCGTCGACGTCCTGCCGATGCTCGGCGCGACCGCTAGTGTGACCGAGCATTTGCAAGAGTATTTGGGACCAGTTCGCGGGCGGCTACCAGCCGCGGCACGGATCGGGTTGGACGTGGCCAGGACCATTCCACCGGCCGGACGAGCGCTGGCAGCGGCGGCCCGCCGTGGGGCGACCGCCAACGCCCGCCGATTCATCGCCGGCTCCAACACGGCCGAAGTGCTGGCCGCCGCTCACGCCGAACGACAGAAAAAGCGGGCCTTCACGCTCGACATCCTCGGCGAAGCCGTGACGAGCGAGGTCGAGGCCGAGCGGTATCTTTTTGCGTATCTCCAACTCATCGAAGGGACCGCCCCGACCGTAAATTCCTGGCCCGAGATCAGCCGCATCGATCGCGATGATCGCGGGCCGCTTCCGCGGGTGAACGTCTCGGTCAAACTCTCCGCGCTCGATAGCCAGTTCGATCCGGCCGATCGCGATGGAACGACCTCGCGCGTGGCCCAGCGGCTGCGCACTCTGCTCCGCACGGCCCGCCGTCACAATGCTCACGTGCATATCGACATGGAGTCGTTCGAGGCGAAGGACCTGACCCTGCATATCTTTCAGACGGTGCTGGCCGACGAGGAGTTCCGCGATTGGCCGCACGTCGGCATCGTCATCCAATGCTATTTGCGCGATGCGGGAAGCGACCTGGCGGGATTGGCTGAGTGGACGCAATTGCGCGGCACTCCGATCTGGGTCCGTCTCGTGAAGGGGGCATACTGGGATTATGAGACCGTACGCGCTCAATCCAACGGCTGGCCGATCCCTGTCTTCCAGCACAAATGGGAGACCGACGCATGTTTTGAGCGGCAGACTCGATTCGTATTTCAGAATCGACGATTGCTACGGCCGGCGCTCGGCAGCCACAATCTTCGATCGCTTTCGCATGGCATCGCGGTCGCGAAACTCCTCGACCTGCCTGCCAATTCCTACGAAATTCAAATGCTCTACGGCATGGCCGATCCGGAAAAGCAGGCGATCGTCGATCTCGGCCAGCGGATGCGAATCTACATGCCCTACGGCGAGCTGATTCCCGGCATGGCGTATCTTGTTCGAAGGCTGCTTGAAAACACATCCAACGAATCGTTTCTGAGGGCAAGTTTTGCCGAGCATCTGGCCGCGGAAGAGTTACTGGCGCCGCCAGCGGCGGATGTCCAACGGCCGCGAGCTAGCGGCGACGGGGAATTGAAGGAGGTAACGATGTCTATTGGTGAATCGGTTCGGCACGGTGGATCGGCCCCAGCAACGTTTCGGAACGAGCCATTGGCAGATTTCGCCGCCGAGGTGAATCGTCGCAAAATGCGCGATGCGCTCGGCACGGTTCGCTCGCAGTTCGGCCAGAATTACCCGCTCTGGATCGATGGGCGGCCGGTCGAAACCACGGCACGGCTGGCGTCGAAGAATCCGTCCGATCATGCGCAGACTGTCGGTTACGCGGCGGCGGCAGAGGCGCGGCATATCGGCGACGCCGTGGCGGCGGCAAAGCGGGCGATGCCGGCCTGGTGGCGCCTCGGCGCGCGCGGCCGGGCGGATTTCCTGCTCGCAGCGGCCGAAGCGATGCGCGGGCGGCGCTTCGAGCTGGCCGCTTGGGAAGTCTTCGAATGCGGCAAGCAATGGCGCGAGGCCGACGGCGACGTGTGCGAGGCGATCGACTATTGCGAGTACTACGCCCAAGGGGCGATTGCGCTCGACGCCCCGCACGAGGTCAATCTGCTGGGGGAAGAGAATCGCACGGAGTACTTGCCGCGCGGAGTGGCCGGCGTCATTGCCCCGTGGAACTTTCCATTGGCGATTCTAACGGGGATGACCGTCGCGGCGCTCGCGACCGGCAATACGGTCGTGATGAAACCGGCCGAGCAATCCGCTGTAATCGCCGCCAAGCTCATGGAGATCTTCGAGGAAGTGAAACTGCCTGCCGGGGTCGTCAACTATCTACCGGGGCAAGGAGAAGTCGCCGGGGCGGCATTGGTCGAGCATCCCGACGTCGCTCTGATCGCCTTCACCGGCTCGCGGAATGTCGGCCTGGCGATCAATCGCCGCGCCGCGGAAGTCTCCGCGTCCGGGATCAAGCAAGTCAAGCGTGTGATCGTCGAGATGGGAGGCAAGAACGCCATCATCGTCGATGACGACGCCGATCTGGACGAAGCCGTCGCTGGCGTCGTGAAAAGCGCCTTCGGCTATCAAGGGCAAAAGTGCTCGGCCTGCTCGCGGGCGATCGTGCTCGACGCGGTTTATGATCAATTCCTCCCTCGGCTGATCGAAGCCACGCGCAGTCTGAAGGTCGGCCCGGCCGAGGATCCATCGGCCCACGTCGGCCCGGTCATCGATGCCGAGGCGTTCGATCGCGTCCGGCGCTATATCGAGATCGGCCGGCAAGAAGCTCGCGAGGCGCTAGCCGTAGATGTCGGCTCGCTCGTCGATAAGGGCTACTTCATCGGCCCGCACATTTTCACGGAAGTAACGCCGGCGGCGCGCATCGCGCAAGAAGAAATCTTCGGCCCAGTGCTCGCCGTGATTCGCGCGGCCGATCTCGATGAAGCCCTCGCGATCGCCAACGGCGTGGACTACGCGCTCACGGGTGGCATCTTCTCGCGCAGCCCGGCCCATCTCGAGCGAGCCAGCCGCGAAATGCTCGTCGGGAATCTCTATCTCAACCGCCCGATCACCGGCGCTCTTGTGCATCGCCAACCCTTCGGCGGCTTCAAGCTGTCAGGAATCGGTGACAAAGCGGGCGGCCCGGACTACCTGCTGCAATTCGTCGTCGAACGCACGATCACGGAGAACACGCTGCGGCGAGGATTTGCTCCGCCGGAAGACCCATGA
- a CDS encoding DUF58 domain-containing protein: MSALVLISFAIVAALLVLLARLSKVYPHQPLVLMLTVPGLLSLGLMTSGALFIALVAIDVAIVAAAVIDLLTLPRSSDFLAERQMLRVASLKKPQPVQLTVTNRSRRTHAIWVRDGVPAPLVAEPRELLVRLAPRSRSTLRYAIQAARRGAFTLSAIHLRVRSSFGLWQRYLDYPIENELNVYPDMKQLSEYGVLARTNRLSLVGVRRTRRIGQDNEFERLRDFTRDDNYKHIDWRSTARRSKLTVKDFQANQSQRLLFLVDCGRMMANEAAGLSLLDHSLNAMLMLSYVALKQGDSVGLVCFSDQIHGFVPPTGGMNQMNRLLHASFDRFPQMVESRYDEAFLYLASRCRKRALVVLITNLIDEVNANQVERYLTSLVGRHLPLGVLLRDRQLFEAADAPEPRDKALYRAAAAAEILIWRHQVLTDLSSKGVLSLDVFPEELTAPLVNSYLNIKARHLL, translated from the coding sequence GTGAGCGCGCTCGTTCTCATCTCGTTTGCGATCGTGGCGGCGCTGCTCGTGCTGTTGGCTCGTCTCAGCAAGGTCTATCCTCACCAGCCGCTGGTGCTGATGCTTACCGTGCCGGGGCTGTTGTCGCTTGGATTGATGACGTCGGGTGCGCTGTTCATCGCGCTGGTGGCGATCGATGTGGCAATCGTTGCCGCGGCGGTCATCGATCTTTTGACGCTGCCGCGGTCGAGCGACTTCCTTGCGGAGCGGCAGATGCTGCGGGTGGCGTCGCTCAAGAAACCGCAACCGGTACAGTTGACGGTCACGAATCGCTCGCGGCGGACGCACGCAATCTGGGTCCGTGACGGTGTGCCGGCGCCTTTGGTCGCGGAGCCACGAGAGTTGCTCGTTCGATTGGCGCCGCGGAGCCGCTCGACGCTCCGCTATGCGATCCAGGCGGCGCGGCGCGGCGCGTTCACGCTTTCGGCAATTCATTTGCGAGTTCGCAGCAGCTTCGGCCTTTGGCAGCGATACCTCGATTATCCAATCGAAAACGAATTGAACGTATACCCCGACATGAAGCAGTTGAGCGAATACGGTGTGCTGGCTCGCACGAACCGGTTGAGCCTCGTTGGGGTTCGCCGGACGCGTAGGATCGGCCAGGACAACGAATTCGAACGACTCCGCGATTTCACTCGCGACGATAACTACAAGCACATCGACTGGCGTAGCACGGCTCGCCGCAGCAAGCTTACAGTCAAGGATTTTCAGGCCAATCAAAGCCAGCGGCTGCTGTTTCTGGTGGACTGCGGCCGGATGATGGCCAACGAGGCCGCCGGCTTGAGCCTGCTCGACCATTCGCTCAATGCCATGTTGATGCTGAGCTACGTCGCGCTCAAGCAGGGAGATTCGGTTGGGCTGGTCTGTTTTTCCGATCAAATCCACGGCTTCGTGCCGCCGACGGGAGGCATGAACCAGATGAATCGGCTACTACACGCGTCGTTCGATCGCTTTCCGCAAATGGTCGAATCGCGTTATGATGAGGCCTTCTTGTATCTCGCTTCGCGCTGCCGCAAGCGAGCGCTCGTCGTGCTGATCACCAACCTGATCGACGAGGTGAATGCCAATCAGGTCGAGCGCTACCTCACGTCGCTCGTAGGCCGGCACCTGCCGCTAGGCGTGCTGCTTCGCGACCGGCAGCTTTTCGAGGCCGCCGACGCACCCGAACCGCGCGACAAAGCCCTCTATCGCGCCGCCGCCGCCGCCGAGATCCTCATCTGGCGGCATCAAGTGCTCACCGATCTCTCGAGCAAAGGAGTGCTCTCGCTCGACGTCTTTCCCGAAGAACTCACGGCGCCGCTGGTGAATAGTTATCTGAACATCAAGGCGCGGCATTTGTTGTAA
- a CDS encoding MoxR family ATPase: MPVPPLPRLPPTASSGQMTATKALFDRITTEIRKIYIGQDELVLGTLVALFSSGHVLIESVPGLGKTLFVRTLGRVLGCRFGRIQFTADLMPSDITGAPIFDMKTQEFRFHPGPVFTQFLLADEINRSPAKTHAALLEIMQEYRVTVERTSHKLERPFLVLATQNPIESEGTYNLPEAQLDRFMFKIVAEYPSAEEESQVLKMHSQQVDLDQRLAEDLQTVTSPQEIVATTKACGQIHVDDKLIEYINTLVRRTREWPQFHMGASPRAGIALVQGARTLAAFYGRDYAVPDDVVQIALPALRHRVILTAEADVEGQKVDDLLRELVRMVEVPRL, encoded by the coding sequence ATGCCAGTGCCTCCCTTGCCGAGGTTGCCTCCGACGGCGTCTTCCGGGCAGATGACGGCCACGAAAGCGCTCTTCGACCGAATTACAACCGAGATTCGCAAAATCTACATCGGGCAAGATGAATTGGTGCTCGGCACTTTGGTCGCGCTGTTTTCGAGCGGCCACGTGCTGATCGAAAGCGTGCCGGGGCTGGGCAAAACGCTGTTCGTGCGCACGTTGGGGCGCGTGCTCGGCTGCCGGTTCGGCCGCATCCAGTTCACGGCCGACCTGATGCCATCCGACATCACGGGCGCGCCGATCTTCGACATGAAAACGCAGGAGTTTCGCTTTCATCCGGGACCCGTCTTCACGCAATTCCTGCTGGCCGACGAGATCAACCGCTCGCCGGCGAAGACCCATGCCGCGCTCTTGGAAATCATGCAGGAATACCGTGTCACGGTCGAGCGAACGAGCCACAAGCTCGAGCGGCCGTTCCTCGTGCTGGCCACGCAAAACCCGATCGAAAGCGAAGGAACGTACAACCTGCCCGAGGCCCAGCTCGATCGCTTCATGTTCAAGATCGTGGCCGAATACCCGTCTGCCGAGGAAGAATCGCAAGTGCTCAAGATGCACAGCCAACAGGTCGACCTCGACCAGCGACTGGCCGAGGACCTGCAAACCGTCACCTCGCCGCAAGAGATCGTGGCCACAACGAAGGCCTGCGGGCAGATCCACGTCGACGACAAACTGATCGAATATATCAACACGCTCGTGCGGCGGACCCGCGAATGGCCGCAATTCCACATGGGGGCTTCGCCGCGGGCGGGAATCGCGCTGGTGCAGGGGGCGCGCACTTTGGCCGCGTTTTACGGCCGCGATTATGCCGTCCCGGACGACGTGGTGCAGATCGCCCTGCCGGCGCTGCGGCACCGCGTGATCCTCACGGCGGAAGCGGACGTCGAGGGGCAAAAGGTCGACGATCTGCTCCGCGAGCTGGTCCGCATGGTCGAGGTCCCACGGCTGTGA
- a CDS encoding stage II sporulation protein M: protein MKVVELLEQRRTSWRALELLCVKMEGRGRKRLGGPGIAQFASLYRSACADLALADSYQLPANTVLYLHQLVARAHNQLYRSRRFNVGKWWQEVFQTVPQRLFRDKFLRISFIIFWGLFLASMLFARQSREYAEALVGKSNLHQYQEMYSKPLDQRNGQLSALMQAFYSSHNSTIGLECFAFGLVFGVGGLVALVFNAAQIGAVFGYMSTVSEWSIFSDFVTAHGPFELSAVVLCGAAGMRLGFSMIDTKGLSRAEALRQAGREAMPSAGVAVALFFLAAPIEGFVSPSAIPYAFKVLVAIVSAAAILFYVVVLGSRPLPVSEAGPTHAA, encoded by the coding sequence ATGAAAGTAGTCGAACTCCTCGAACAACGCCGGACAAGCTGGCGGGCCCTCGAGCTGTTGTGCGTGAAGATGGAAGGCCGCGGGCGAAAACGTCTGGGCGGGCCGGGCATTGCCCAGTTTGCATCGCTCTATCGTTCGGCCTGCGCCGATTTAGCGTTGGCGGATTCGTACCAATTGCCGGCCAACACGGTGCTCTATCTGCACCAATTAGTCGCTCGGGCGCACAATCAACTCTATCGCAGCCGCCGGTTCAATGTCGGCAAATGGTGGCAAGAAGTATTTCAGACCGTTCCCCAACGACTTTTCCGCGACAAGTTCTTGCGGATCTCGTTCATTATCTTCTGGGGCTTGTTTCTCGCGTCGATGCTCTTCGCCAGACAGTCTCGAGAGTACGCCGAAGCGCTCGTCGGCAAGAGCAATCTGCACCAGTATCAGGAAATGTATTCCAAGCCACTCGATCAACGGAACGGACAGCTCTCCGCGCTCATGCAAGCCTTTTATAGCTCGCACAATAGTACCATCGGCTTGGAATGTTTTGCCTTCGGCCTGGTGTTTGGCGTTGGCGGCCTCGTCGCGCTCGTGTTTAACGCGGCGCAAATCGGAGCGGTCTTCGGCTATATGTCGACGGTCAGCGAATGGAGCATTTTTTCAGATTTCGTGACCGCGCATGGGCCGTTCGAGTTGTCGGCGGTCGTGCTTTGCGGCGCGGCGGGCATGCGGCTTGGGTTCTCGATGATCGACACCAAGGGCCTGAGCCGCGCGGAAGCATTGCGGCAGGCAGGTCGCGAGGCCATGCCGTCGGCGGGCGTGGCGGTTGCCCTCTTCTTCCTTGCCGCGCCGATCGAAGGCTTTGTCTCGCCTTCGGCGATCCCATACGCTTTCAAGGTGCTCGTCGCGATCGTTTCGGCGGCAGCGATTCTGTTTTACGTCGTCGTCTTGGGCAGCCGGCCGCTGCCAGTGAGCGAAGCGGGGCCGACCCATGCAGCTTGA
- a CDS encoding RDD family protein, with product MSKPPDQLDSRIEIVTPENIAFKYRVAGPFRRLPAYLIDMLIRAGVILVVGYFAVMSWHIGFLVGAALMPYIWFFVDWFYGGFFEAYWNGQTPGKRAMGLRVVSHDGQPIDALQAVLRNVLRAVDALPTFTYQLGLVVAASNKRFQRLGDLASGTMVVVEESPRLYGVAAVTEPEAIRLADLIPVNFEPSRSLARALSVYVERRGGFAWGRRAEIARHLGEPLCERFNLPRQTSHDLLLCAVYYRIFVANKAGERQQAQAAVPPRIAPPPITAGQTRTADVHNLLDQMV from the coding sequence TTGTCGAAACCGCCAGACCAACTCGATTCGCGGATTGAAATCGTCACGCCTGAGAACATTGCGTTCAAATACCGGGTGGCGGGGCCATTCCGCCGGCTGCCGGCCTATTTGATCGACATGCTGATCCGAGCCGGCGTGATCCTCGTGGTTGGATATTTCGCGGTGATGTCGTGGCATATCGGGTTCTTGGTCGGCGCCGCTTTGATGCCGTACATTTGGTTTTTTGTCGACTGGTTCTACGGCGGTTTTTTCGAGGCATATTGGAACGGTCAAACCCCGGGGAAACGGGCGATGGGACTGCGCGTCGTTTCGCACGACGGCCAACCGATCGACGCTTTGCAAGCCGTGCTGCGGAATGTGCTGCGGGCCGTTGATGCGTTGCCGACGTTCACGTACCAGCTCGGCCTGGTTGTTGCTGCGTCCAATAAGAGATTCCAGCGACTGGGCGATTTGGCAAGCGGCACGATGGTGGTCGTCGAAGAGAGTCCGCGGCTCTACGGCGTGGCCGCGGTCACCGAGCCGGAGGCGATTCGCCTGGCCGATTTGATTCCAGTCAACTTCGAACCAAGCCGGAGCTTAGCTCGTGCTCTCTCGGTCTACGTCGAGCGTCGCGGCGGTTTCGCCTGGGGCCGGCGGGCAGAGATCGCCCGACATTTAGGCGAACCACTCTGCGAGCGATTCAATCTGCCGCGGCAGACGAGCCACGACCTGCTGCTGTGCGCCGTCTACTATCGCATCTTCGTCGCCAACAAAGCCGGCGAAAGGCAACAGGCCCAAGCCGCCGTGCCGCCGCGTATTGCCCCACCCCCCATTACCGCCGGCCAAACTCGAACCGCCGATGTCCACAACCTGCTCGACCAAATGGTGTGA